One window of Botrimarina mediterranea genomic DNA carries:
- a CDS encoding PriCT-2 domain-containing protein has product MIRTNTDRQRFLLQAAADEYRDLGLSPIPLDGKVPNVVGWPITDYTDAELGQHLQRANDPGIGVKMGPIIDVEWDTESQREKAIELFGGELPKTPCFKSRKGSHYLFKGDSRLIGSTSSIPCDDGTNLLIRIGPGAQSAFPPSRDKEWILPPVGCDPESSGFEFAPIPEPLMAALLAKQSLPATTRTTNARPVAGEGVDPQIVNALKFVSAETMDIWSKVGLILKGLGEHYWPVFEAWSLSHPKGKEANLEYAWDHFAPNGSLAVGTIFHHAKEGGFAPKLTNSGDDGPLGMREILSNLKATGVQVQQCDGVLFVHDPQRGVCWLKNTAALFGYLAGQTTTVWSRGGVTKDEFFAELCRVAPAYDAISDFPHYPTIPGVFYTCSTEVPAYTGALDKYVDFFCPAFREDRELLKSIPLTLCFGQQTDRTNYAITCERHHAQGDGKNAAVRYPTDLVGGCIAVTNKDASGLITRMLSPDAAGKRAVLIGNATGVTENPDFAELMTSRVISGRRLYHGDGSIPNLFTWFLTGNNIRLDRDLAQRVAIIYLAQPKYDPTWETRITAFMEENRDAIIGDCLALLAGPKKELLSYSRRAVWDANVLACLDNPDDLLAIINERANRHSVEHQESDDLEQAICEHLEAAGFDPLGSYFIPNPTFRKLFNQIHGANHSQKIVTQTVNTLTGLGNSRLAVDRFNNARGVLFAGRGEKVRLEETDLQFQRSI; this is encoded by the coding sequence ATGATCCGAACAAACACAGACCGCCAACGATTCTTGCTGCAAGCAGCCGCCGACGAATACCGAGACCTTGGGCTCTCGCCGATCCCATTGGACGGGAAGGTTCCGAACGTCGTGGGCTGGCCAATCACCGATTACACAGACGCCGAGCTGGGCCAGCACCTACAAAGGGCAAATGATCCTGGAATCGGGGTCAAAATGGGACCCATCATCGACGTTGAATGGGACACCGAATCCCAGAGAGAGAAGGCTATCGAACTGTTTGGCGGAGAGTTGCCAAAGACACCCTGCTTCAAGAGTCGCAAAGGCTCTCACTACCTGTTCAAAGGCGACTCACGACTAATCGGCAGCACGTCAAGCATCCCGTGCGACGACGGTACCAATCTACTGATCCGTATTGGTCCAGGGGCCCAGAGTGCTTTTCCGCCTAGTAGGGACAAGGAATGGATTCTACCGCCAGTTGGCTGTGACCCAGAGAGCAGCGGTTTTGAGTTCGCACCGATCCCGGAACCGCTAATGGCTGCCTTGTTGGCTAAGCAATCGCTACCAGCAACCACACGCACCACCAACGCTCGCCCCGTTGCCGGGGAAGGTGTAGACCCGCAGATCGTCAACGCCCTCAAGTTCGTTTCAGCAGAGACGATGGATATTTGGTCCAAAGTCGGCTTGATCCTGAAAGGTTTGGGCGAGCACTACTGGCCAGTCTTTGAGGCTTGGTCTCTTTCCCATCCGAAGGGCAAAGAAGCCAACCTTGAGTACGCCTGGGATCACTTCGCACCGAACGGCAGTCTCGCGGTAGGAACTATTTTCCACCACGCGAAGGAAGGCGGCTTTGCACCCAAGCTGACCAACAGCGGCGACGATGGCCCGCTCGGTATGCGTGAGATTCTGTCGAATCTCAAGGCCACTGGCGTCCAGGTCCAACAGTGCGACGGTGTTCTATTTGTTCACGATCCGCAGCGGGGGGTTTGCTGGCTGAAAAACACAGCCGCGTTGTTCGGCTACCTTGCCGGTCAGACCACGACTGTCTGGTCCCGTGGGGGAGTCACTAAGGATGAGTTCTTTGCGGAATTATGCCGGGTCGCCCCGGCATACGATGCTATCTCAGACTTCCCACACTACCCAACGATTCCCGGGGTGTTCTACACCTGTTCTACAGAGGTTCCGGCATACACAGGGGCTCTGGACAAGTACGTAGACTTCTTTTGTCCAGCATTCCGAGAAGATAGGGAGTTGTTGAAGTCGATTCCGCTGACCCTCTGTTTCGGTCAGCAGACCGACCGCACAAATTACGCCATTACTTGCGAGCGTCACCACGCCCAGGGTGACGGCAAGAACGCGGCGGTTCGTTACCCTACCGACTTGGTCGGTGGTTGTATCGCTGTGACCAATAAGGACGCCAGCGGGTTGATAACACGGATGCTCAGCCCCGACGCAGCCGGCAAGCGAGCCGTGCTAATCGGTAATGCAACCGGGGTGACAGAGAATCCAGACTTCGCTGAGTTGATGACTAGCCGAGTCATCAGTGGTAGACGGTTGTATCACGGCGACGGTTCGATTCCAAATCTCTTCACTTGGTTTTTGACAGGCAACAACATCCGGCTAGACCGCGACTTAGCCCAGCGTGTCGCAATCATCTACTTGGCTCAGCCGAAGTATGACCCCACCTGGGAAACGAGAATAACCGCCTTCATGGAAGAGAACAGAGACGCAATCATCGGCGATTGCCTGGCGTTGTTGGCCGGCCCGAAGAAAGAGTTGCTTTCCTACAGCCGCCGGGCCGTCTGGGATGCAAACGTCTTGGCTTGTCTGGATAACCCTGACGACTTGCTGGCGATTATCAACGAACGTGCGAACCGCCACAGCGTGGAGCACCAAGAGTCTGACGACTTGGAGCAAGCAATCTGCGAGCATTTGGAGGCCGCCGGGTTCGACCCGTTAGGATCGTACTTCATTCCGAACCCGACCTTCCGAAAGCTGTTCAATCAGATTCACGGAGCCAACCACAGTCAAAAGATAGTCACGCAGACCGTTAATACCCTTACTGGGCTGGGTAACTCGCGGCTGGCGGTGGACCGATTCAACAACGCCCGCGGTGTGCTGTTTGCGGGACGTGGCGAAAAGGTTCGTCTTGAAGAAACAGACTTGCAATTTCAAAGGAGCATCTAA
- a CDS encoding S8 family serine peptidase, with amino-acid sequence MPPGEAVDVTGLSATSSENGTSYAAPHATAAAAMLHQYADERITANVPHWDVGARRHQTMKAVLLNSADKLIDDGTVVVNGNAVQAGYLLGMDRTVVMQDGTSTWLDSIAYDDSVFGAGGFYPLDEQMGAGHLNVGRAVEQFSGGEWEANAGRVPVVGWDFGTASSTGPTNKYLLNQVLPENSFISITVAWDRLVELDVDGGTTGEYDPGDTFATYADGAPGPYDDSILNDLNVYLLPKGSFNVNQAEAFSLGAEGNLEHIFFQIPATGEYEIWVVQGDDDVGATQDYAIAWWAYGTGPLLTADFSGDGVIDEDDYNLWASSYGSSVTPFTGADANGDGLVNAADYTVWRDAYSAASATAAVPEPTTVAMALAGLLALGSRRRVA; translated from the coding sequence TTGCCCCCAGGAGAGGCTGTAGACGTTACGGGGCTTAGCGCCACGTCGTCAGAGAATGGAACAAGTTATGCTGCTCCGCACGCTACAGCGGCAGCAGCCATGTTGCACCAGTACGCCGATGAACGAATCACGGCGAATGTCCCTCATTGGGACGTTGGGGCGAGACGCCACCAAACAATGAAAGCAGTCTTGCTGAATTCGGCAGACAAGCTCATTGACGATGGAACGGTGGTCGTTAACGGCAATGCCGTACAAGCAGGATACTTGCTGGGGATGGACCGAACAGTTGTCATGCAAGATGGTACTTCCACATGGTTGGATTCTATCGCGTACGATGATAGCGTGTTCGGTGCAGGAGGTTTCTATCCACTGGACGAACAAATGGGCGCTGGCCATCTAAACGTAGGCAGAGCGGTCGAGCAGTTCAGCGGTGGGGAGTGGGAAGCCAACGCGGGGAGAGTCCCTGTAGTTGGTTGGGACTTCGGTACGGCGTCGTCTACTGGGCCGACGAACAAGTATCTTTTGAATCAAGTTCTACCGGAAAACAGCTTCATATCCATTACCGTGGCTTGGGACCGCTTGGTAGAGCTTGACGTTGACGGCGGTACAACGGGTGAGTACGACCCTGGTGATACGTTCGCTACATATGCCGACGGAGCACCCGGGCCCTACGACGACTCCATACTGAACGATCTAAACGTATACCTACTTCCCAAAGGAAGCTTTAATGTAAATCAGGCAGAAGCATTCTCTTTAGGTGCGGAAGGCAACCTAGAGCATATATTCTTTCAGATACCGGCTACTGGCGAGTACGAGATCTGGGTAGTACAGGGCGACGACGACGTTGGCGCGACTCAAGACTACGCGATTGCTTGGTGGGCCTACGGTACTGGACCGTTGCTCACAGCAGATTTCAGTGGCGATGGGGTCATCGACGAAGACGACTACAACCTCTGGGCATCCTCCTACGGGTCATCCGTTACGCCGTTCACCGGTGCTGACGCTAACGGCGACGGGCTTGTGAACGCAGCCGACTACACCGTCTGGCGAGACGCCTACAGTGCAGCTTCGGCAACCGCAGCCGTCCCTGAGCCGACCACAGTAGCGATGGCTCTTGCGGGGCTGTTGGCTCTAGGGAGTCGGCGGCGGGTGGCGTGA
- a CDS encoding helix-turn-helix domain-containing protein: MSVVEVAGILGVSKETVYRLCSEQRLAHSRTGARITITQQQLADFQAG; this comes from the coding sequence ATGAGCGTGGTTGAAGTCGCCGGGATTCTTGGCGTATCGAAAGAGACCGTCTATCGGCTCTGTAGCGAGCAACGGCTAGCCCACAGCCGCACTGGGGCCCGGATTACGATTACCCAGCAACAGCTTGCCGATTTCCAAGCTGGCTAA
- a CDS encoding S8/S53 family peptidase — translation MLRNHWVFVSIALVVASVTDNSHASTKSIGPDGINANGLMTANGMPLDGNGIAVGQVEPGRPGKATADGGPDDAMNSSPDVVPAEVYVGSTSGASIANSLTDDHAEQVASVIIGTDTTDPDGAGSRTAPTGAATMADLYSSAFPLTASPYDADAVQSLNFLATYGGVKVRVINLSFGTPTNSDPFDGNRLITQYIDWSAQTSIHDTLYIVAGNEGAGGIPFPTDNFNGITVASSTINAGVYREVSGFNNYSEDAVNERTSISIIAPRRGCRRYGA, via the coding sequence ATGCTACGGAACCATTGGGTCTTTGTCTCGATAGCACTCGTAGTTGCATCGGTTACTGACAATTCCCACGCGAGCACTAAATCAATAGGGCCGGATGGCATCAATGCAAACGGATTGATGACCGCCAATGGAATGCCGCTAGATGGCAATGGGATTGCAGTCGGTCAAGTTGAGCCCGGTAGGCCTGGAAAGGCTACGGCGGACGGCGGCCCTGATGATGCAATGAACTCTAGCCCCGATGTTGTACCTGCTGAGGTATACGTTGGCTCAACCAGTGGTGCGTCAATCGCAAACAGCCTGACAGACGACCACGCGGAACAAGTCGCTAGCGTCATTATCGGAACGGACACGACCGATCCTGATGGTGCTGGAAGCCGTACTGCCCCAACCGGGGCCGCGACTATGGCCGACTTGTATTCGTCTGCGTTTCCGCTTACCGCTTCCCCCTACGATGCTGACGCCGTGCAATCGCTTAACTTTCTTGCGACGTACGGCGGGGTTAAGGTGCGGGTCATAAATCTCAGCTTTGGCACCCCAACTAACTCCGATCCTTTCGACGGAAACAGGCTTATCACTCAGTATATCGACTGGTCAGCACAGACAAGCATTCACGACACGCTTTACATTGTAGCCGGCAATGAGGGTGCCGGAGGCATCCCGTTCCCAACCGACAATTTCAACGGCATAACGGTTGCGTCTTCAACAATCAATGCTGGGGTCTACCGCGAAGTTTCGGGGTTCAATAACTACAGTGAAGACGCTGTCAATGAACGCACGTCGATCAGCATAATTGCCCCCAGGAGAGGCTGTAGACGTTACGGGGCTTAG
- a CDS encoding DUF1580 domain-containing protein, with protein MRSETIETPSEDDEHLTLAQAAATLPGRPHLSTLHRWRLRGVRGVRLRTCLVGGRRFTTRRWLREFCAASTAAGDELIAPTTKPSAERERAIRAAKAELDAAGI; from the coding sequence ATGCGAAGCGAAACGATTGAGACACCGTCAGAGGACGACGAGCACCTCACCCTAGCCCAAGCGGCCGCAACCCTGCCCGGGCGGCCCCATCTTTCGACGCTCCACCGCTGGCGCTTGCGTGGCGTTCGTGGGGTGCGTCTGCGGACGTGCCTCGTCGGCGGTCGCCGGTTCACCACGCGCCGCTGGCTCCGCGAGTTCTGCGCGGCTTCTACGGCTGCGGGCGACGAGCTGATCGCGCCGACGACCAAGCCGTCGGCCGAACGCGAGCGGGCGATCCGCGCCGCCAAGGCCGAACTCGACGCGGCTGGTATCTAG
- a CDS encoding tyrosine-type recombinase/integrase encodes MPTLSKSLPKYRKHRASGQAVVTIAGVDHYLGPHRSVTSRREYDRLVAEWLARGRQPAPSAETGPKVVEVLAAYWRFAKSYYPTPGGKLGGELWSIRGALRFVRELYADRPAEEFGPLALKVVRERMVDAGFARSTVNQNVGRIRRAFRWAASEQLIPATVSQALATVDGLRTGKTAARDPEPIRPVEDAAVEATLPNVSPVVAAMIRLQRLTGMRPGEVCLVRPCDVDRTGDVWHYRPATHKTQHRGRERVVFLGPQAQEILRPFLLREATAYCFSPAESESRRRADLHAERKTPLSSGNRPGTNRRRKPARSVGDKYTTTSYARAIARGCELTWPAPEGTEGAALRAWNSEYRWTPNQLRHTAATAIRREFGLEAAQIALGHAGADVTQVYAERDLAKGAEVARRIG; translated from the coding sequence ATGCCCACCCTCTCTAAGTCGCTCCCTAAGTACCGCAAGCACCGGGCCTCGGGGCAAGCCGTCGTGACGATCGCCGGAGTCGATCACTATCTCGGCCCCCATCGCTCGGTGACGAGCCGCCGGGAGTACGACCGCCTCGTCGCCGAGTGGCTCGCCCGCGGCCGACAGCCGGCCCCCAGCGCCGAGACCGGGCCGAAGGTCGTCGAGGTCCTCGCCGCTTACTGGCGGTTCGCCAAGAGCTACTATCCGACCCCGGGCGGCAAGTTGGGCGGAGAGCTGTGGAGCATCCGGGGCGCCCTGCGGTTTGTCCGCGAGCTGTACGCCGACCGGCCGGCCGAGGAGTTCGGGCCGCTGGCGCTGAAGGTCGTCCGCGAGCGGATGGTCGATGCCGGGTTCGCCCGCTCGACCGTCAATCAGAACGTCGGCCGCATCCGCCGCGCCTTCCGATGGGCCGCCTCGGAACAACTGATCCCGGCGACCGTTTCCCAAGCCCTCGCCACGGTGGACGGACTCCGCACGGGTAAGACGGCGGCCCGCGACCCCGAGCCGATCCGGCCCGTCGAGGACGCGGCCGTCGAGGCGACCCTCCCCAATGTCTCGCCGGTCGTCGCGGCGATGATCCGTTTGCAGCGGCTCACCGGCATGCGACCGGGCGAGGTCTGCCTCGTGCGGCCGTGCGACGTGGACCGTACGGGCGACGTTTGGCACTACCGGCCCGCGACACACAAGACACAGCACCGCGGCCGCGAGCGGGTCGTCTTTCTCGGTCCGCAGGCGCAGGAGATTCTCCGGCCGTTCCTGTTACGTGAGGCGACCGCCTATTGCTTCTCGCCGGCCGAGTCGGAGTCGCGACGCCGCGCGGACCTCCACGCCGAGCGCAAAACGCCGCTCTCGAGCGGCAACCGGCCGGGCACCAACCGCCGCCGCAAACCGGCCCGGTCCGTCGGCGACAAGTACACCACGACCAGCTACGCCCGCGCCATCGCCCGCGGCTGCGAGCTGACGTGGCCGGCCCCGGAAGGGACCGAGGGTGCGGCGCTCCGCGCCTGGAACTCGGAGTACCGCTGGACGCCGAACCAACTGCGGCACACAGCGGCGACGGCGATCCGTCGGGAGTTTGGACTAGAGGCGGCACAGATTGCCCTCGGCCACGCCGGGGCGGACGTGACGCAGGTTTACGCTGAGCGCGATTTGGCGAAGGGCGCCGAGGTGGCACGGAGAATTGGATGA
- a CDS encoding tyrosine-type recombinase/integrase — protein sequence MGRKRRGPWQRSQDGAWYTTIGRKSVKVGEAGQPYAEVEKAYFALLAKGEKPATVTVAWIVGAFLDDTERTKAPGTLKWYREHLDKCVAYFGDRLKPENLAGGMVDRWIAHDYGHLAQNTQHGAARAIVRAMNWAVGERHIERSPLIGYTKPSPTAREAYTSPEEYKLALASANGGFKDVLTFLWETGCRPQELRAIEAAWLDGPAVVFPVLLSKGKKRRRVIILNDVAREIAERLAKANPEGPIFRNNQGRPWTKDALNCAFVRLRNRTGIETLCAYTLRHGFATEALKSGIDTTTVGVLMGHANPGMVATVYQHLAQDRGYLLSQLGNRQAVAG from the coding sequence ATGGGCAGGAAACGACGTGGGCCTTGGCAACGGTCCCAAGACGGTGCGTGGTACACCACGATAGGCCGCAAGTCAGTCAAGGTTGGTGAAGCCGGCCAACCCTACGCCGAAGTAGAGAAGGCTTACTTCGCCTTGCTCGCTAAGGGCGAGAAGCCAGCCACCGTTACCGTGGCTTGGATCGTTGGGGCGTTCCTAGACGACACAGAGCGAACCAAGGCCCCAGGTACGCTCAAGTGGTATCGAGAGCACCTGGACAAGTGCGTTGCCTACTTCGGCGACAGGCTCAAGCCTGAGAACCTAGCCGGGGGCATGGTCGATAGGTGGATTGCCCACGACTACGGACACCTTGCCCAGAACACGCAGCACGGGGCCGCCAGAGCCATCGTAAGGGCGATGAACTGGGCGGTAGGCGAGAGGCATATCGAGCGGTCCCCATTGATTGGCTACACCAAGCCGAGCCCAACCGCACGGGAAGCTTACACCAGCCCAGAGGAATACAAGCTGGCCTTGGCGTCGGCCAATGGCGGGTTCAAAGACGTTCTTACGTTTCTATGGGAGACGGGTTGCCGTCCGCAGGAGCTACGGGCCATAGAGGCAGCGTGGCTGGATGGTCCGGCTGTTGTCTTTCCGGTGCTCTTAAGCAAGGGCAAGAAGCGGCGGCGGGTAATCATCTTGAACGACGTAGCCCGGGAAATCGCAGAGCGACTTGCTAAGGCGAACCCAGAGGGGCCGATATTCAGGAACAACCAAGGCCGGCCCTGGACTAAGGACGCTCTGAATTGTGCGTTCGTTAGGTTACGGAATCGAACCGGAATCGAAACGCTCTGTGCCTATACGCTACGGCATGGCTTTGCGACAGAGGCTCTTAAGAGCGGTATTGATACTACTACGGTGGGCGTCTTGATGGGCCACGCCAATCCCGGAATGGTCGCCACCGTTTATCAGCACTTGGCCCAGGATAGGGGCTACCTGCTTAGCCAGCTTGGAAATCGGCAAGCTGTTGCTGGGTAA
- a CDS encoding HNH endonuclease — protein sequence MREIPLTQGKFALVDDEDYDRLVSRGSWFFQAEGYAVRNERRPGGGQQMVKMHRLIMNAPDGFDVDHINNDKLDNRRVNLRLCSRAQNCRNRGPQANNPSGLKGVFFDRQHRRWTAQIRFDQRRYFLGRFTNPFDAAAAYDRAAKQHFGEFAWLNGSTFVCPVRLASLAFPTIIQPPQTQRLAAVAEPIPLEEILCCPV from the coding sequence ATGAGAGAGATTCCTTTGACACAGGGCAAGTTTGCTCTTGTGGACGATGAAGATTACGACCGTTTGGTTTCTCGTGGCAGTTGGTTCTTTCAAGCCGAAGGCTACGCCGTACGCAATGAACGCCGCCCCGGTGGCGGCCAGCAAATGGTGAAGATGCATCGCCTGATTATGAACGCCCCGGACGGTTTCGACGTTGACCACATCAATAACGATAAACTTGACAACCGCCGAGTAAACTTGCGTCTCTGCTCTCGGGCCCAAAACTGTAGGAACCGAGGCCCACAAGCCAACAACCCCAGCGGCCTTAAGGGGGTTTTCTTCGACCGCCAGCACCGCCGGTGGACAGCACAGATTCGATTCGACCAACGCAGATACTTCCTTGGTCGGTTCACCAACCCCTTCGACGCTGCCGCAGCGTATGACCGTGCCGCCAAACAACACTTTGGCGAGTTTGCGTGGTTAAACGGCTCAACTTTCGTCTGCCCGGTGCGTTTAGCCAGTCTGGCATTCCCCACAATCATTCAACCACCGCAGACGCAAAGACTCGCAGCGGTTGCCGAACCTATTCCCCTGGAGGAAATCCTATGTTGCCCCGTGTAG
- a CDS encoding HNH endonuclease: MAREIQLTQGRKVIVDSEDYELLVARGNWCFGAKGYAARNERRADGKWRAVLMHRLIMQAPEGLQVDHIDGNRLNNRRSNLRLCTPVENNRNRGPNVSNPLGIKGVYWIPRQRKYRASIRIQGQTKQLGVYDDPLEASRVFDAATLEHRGEFARPNGVEWISPLKIASIQFPVPIPPVPGLIIGD, from the coding sequence ATGGCCAGAGAAATCCAACTTACCCAGGGCCGTAAGGTTATTGTTGACTCAGAGGATTATGAGCTTCTGGTTGCCAGAGGCAATTGGTGTTTCGGTGCCAAAGGCTATGCCGCCCGCAACGAACGCCGAGCCGATGGCAAGTGGCGAGCCGTCCTAATGCACCGCCTGATAATGCAAGCCCCGGAGGGATTGCAAGTCGATCATATAGATGGAAACAGGCTGAATAACCGGCGAAGCAATCTCAGGTTGTGTACACCGGTAGAGAACAACAGAAACCGTGGGCCCAATGTTAGTAACCCTCTGGGGATAAAAGGTGTCTACTGGATTCCACGGCAGAGAAAGTACAGAGCTAGCATACGGATTCAGGGGCAGACCAAGCAGCTTGGGGTCTATGACGACCCCTTAGAGGCGTCGCGAGTTTTCGACGCTGCCACTCTGGAGCACCGTGGCGAGTTCGCAAGACCTAATGGCGTCGAATGGATTAGCCCGCTAAAGATAGCGAGCATTCAGTTTCCGGTACCAATACCGCCGGTGCCGGGCTTGATTATTGGGGACTGA